The proteins below are encoded in one region of Citrobacter enshiensis:
- a CDS encoding TetR/AcrR family transcriptional regulator, which yields MSGRPRKFDDSAVIKAAMDVFWSNGYDGASAEVLCERTGLGRGSLYNAFGNKQKLYEIALRRYQDQGLQAQADILNAPGSVKERLLALMRWGIEDDLGPNRGRGCMALFAVLDRAGKDPVIAEISRVYVIKLEQVLCHLFTVGQRNGEVSSESSALELARAFLSSYYGLRVLGQSMPDREFLEDVIKGTLARL from the coding sequence ATGAGCGGAAGACCTAGAAAATTCGACGACAGCGCAGTTATCAAGGCGGCGATGGACGTGTTTTGGTCGAACGGTTACGACGGTGCTTCCGCTGAGGTGCTGTGTGAACGAACGGGCCTGGGGCGCGGCAGCCTCTACAATGCTTTTGGCAACAAGCAGAAGCTCTATGAGATAGCCTTGCGCCGTTACCAGGATCAAGGCCTTCAGGCGCAAGCGGACATCCTCAATGCTCCCGGTTCCGTCAAAGAGCGTTTGCTTGCTCTGATGCGCTGGGGCATCGAGGACGATTTGGGACCAAACAGAGGTCGGGGCTGTATGGCTCTGTTTGCCGTGCTCGACCGTGCTGGCAAAGATCCGGTCATTGCCGAGATCAGTCGTGTGTATGTGATCAAACTGGAGCAGGTGTTGTGCCATCTGTTTACCGTTGGACAGCGCAATGGCGAAGTGTCCTCAGAGTCCTCAGCATTGGAGTTGGCGCGAGCCTTTCTAAGCAGCTATTACGGCCTGCGTGTGCTGGGCCAGTCCATGCCGGATCGCGAGTTTCTTGAAGATGTGATAAAGGGTACGCTGGCCAGGCTCTAA
- a CDS encoding YebW family protein, with product MFALVLFVCYLDGGCEDIVVDVYNTEQQCLFSMDDQRIRHGGCFPIEDFIDGFWLPAQKYSDF from the coding sequence ATGTTCGCACTGGTACTTTTTGTTTGCTACCTGGATGGCGGTTGCGAGGATATCGTGGTGGATGTCTACAATACTGAGCAACAGTGCCTGTTCTCAATGGACGATCAGCGAATTCGCCATGGAGGCTGCTTCCCGATAGAAGACTTCATCGATGGATTCTGGCTGCCAGCCCAGAAATACAGCGATTTCTGA
- a CDS encoding YebC/PmpR family DNA-binding transcriptional regulator: MGRKWANIVAKKTAKDGATSNVYAKFGVEIYAAAKQGEPDPESNSSLKFVIERAKQAQVPKHVIDKAIDKAKGGGDETFVPGRYEGFGPNGSMIIAETLTSNVNRTIANVRSIFNKKGGNIGAAGSVSYMFDNTGVIVFKGTDPDHIFEILLDAEIEVRDVTEDEGNIVIYTEPTDLHKGIAALKAAGITEFSTTELEMIAQSEIELSPEDLEIFEGLVDALEDDDDVQKVYHNVANL; the protein is encoded by the coding sequence GTGGGACGTAAATGGGCCAATATTGTTGCTAAAAAAACGGCTAAAGACGGTGCAACGTCTAACGTATATGCAAAATTCGGTGTAGAAATCTATGCCGCTGCTAAACAAGGTGAACCAGATCCAGAATCAAACTCATCTTTAAAATTCGTTATTGAACGAGCGAAACAAGCACAAGTTCCAAAGCACGTTATTGATAAAGCAATTGATAAAGCCAAAGGTGGCGGAGATGAAACGTTCGTGCCAGGCCGTTATGAAGGCTTTGGACCAAATGGTTCAATGATTATCGCTGAAACATTGACTTCAAATGTTAACCGTACGATTGCTAATGTCCGCTCAATTTTCAATAAAAAAGGCGGGAATATCGGTGCGGCAGGTTCTGTCAGCTATATGTTTGACAATACTGGAGTGATTGTATTTAAAGGAACAGACCCTGATCATATTTTTGAAATTTTGCTTGATGCTGAAATTGAGGTTCGTGATGTAACCGAAGATGAAGGAAACATCGTTATTTATACTGAACCTACAGACCTTCACAAAGGAATTGCAGCTCTAAAAGCAGCTGGAATTACTGAATTCTCAACAACAGAATTAGAAATGATTGCACAATCAGAAATTGAACTTTCACCAGAAGATTTAGAAATCTTTGAAGGACTTGTTGATGCCCTTGAAGATGACGATGATGTTCAAAAAGTATATCATAACGTTGCAAATCTCTAA
- a CDS encoding SDR family oxidoreductase gives MSKQHQALIIGASRGIGLGLSQELHHRGWAVSATRRQSVGAEMYPAITWLTLDINDVQQSTAFGQLLQPGQYDVILINAGVQGPERQSASSATPEELLSLFMTNTFSPIRLANLVLDAVKPGTGILAFTSSKLASLNENTQADMPLYSASKSALNMLTRALLPETDSRGLTLLSLHPGWVQTDMGGAQAPLTVEESVKGLANVLESYQGKGGHHFVDYTSTPLSW, from the coding sequence ATGAGTAAGCAACATCAGGCACTCATCATTGGCGCATCTCGGGGGATCGGGCTTGGTCTGAGTCAGGAGTTGCATCATCGGGGATGGGCAGTCTCTGCAACGCGCAGGCAGTCTGTTGGAGCAGAGATGTATCCAGCAATTACGTGGCTGACTCTCGATATTAATGATGTGCAGCAAAGCACTGCTTTCGGTCAGTTGCTGCAGCCAGGGCAATACGATGTCATTCTGATTAATGCTGGCGTGCAGGGTCCGGAGCGTCAGTCAGCCAGTTCCGCGACGCCAGAAGAGCTCTTGTCCTTGTTTATGACCAATACGTTCTCGCCTATCAGGTTAGCAAATTTAGTGCTTGATGCCGTTAAGCCGGGAACAGGGATCCTGGCCTTCACCAGTTCAAAGCTTGCCAGCCTGAACGAAAACACGCAGGCTGATATGCCTCTCTACTCGGCAAGTAAATCCGCCCTGAACATGCTGACACGCGCCTTGTTACCGGAGACAGATTCTCGTGGTCTGACGCTTCTGTCACTGCATCCGGGCTGGGTGCAGACTGATATGGGTGGCGCGCAGGCACCGCTTACGGTTGAAGAAAGCGTTAAGGGGCTGGCTAACGTTCTGGAAAGTTATCAAGGGAAGGGGGGACATCATTTCGTGGACTACACCTCAACGCCGTTAAGCTGGTAG
- a CDS encoding DUF6500 family protein, with translation MQPGMKEKIIRTCEAKIASKGSNVGLSFYAFFANKNDDPELLMEVAHWWIMEMKLDHFEKAERIKSLVLAM, from the coding sequence GTGCAGCCAGGAATGAAGGAAAAAATCATCAGAACGTGTGAAGCAAAAATTGCTTCTAAGGGCAGCAATGTAGGGCTTTCATTCTATGCCTTTTTTGCCAATAAAAATGATGATCCTGAACTGCTGATGGAGGTTGCGCATTGGTGGATTATGGAGATGAAACTAGATCACTTTGAAAAGGCAGAAAGGATAAAATCCCTCGTTTTAGCCATGTAG
- the rsmF gene encoding 16S rRNA (cytosine(1407)-C(5))-methyltransferase RsmF, protein MAQHAVYFPDAFLTQMREIMPSTLCFDDFLAACQRPLRRSIRVNTLKISVSAFLELTAPYGWSLTPVPWCEEGFWIERDNEESLPLGSTAEHLSGLFYIQEASSMLPVAALFADGNSPERVMDVAAAPGSKTTQIAARMHNQGAILANEFSASRVKVLHANISRCGISNVALTHFDGRVFGAALPEMFDAILLDAPCSGEGVVRKDPDALKNWSIESNLDIAATQRELLESAFHALRPGGTLVYSTCTLNRDENEAVCLWLKETWPDAVEFLPLDDLFPEAKRALTPEGFLHVFPQIYDCEGFFVARLRKTQAIPALPTPKYKVGNFPFTPVKSREAAQITQAANASGLQWDENLRLWQRDKEIWLFPAAIEGLIGKVRFSRLGLKLAETHNKGFRWQHEAVIALANPEHKNAFELSQQDAEEWYRGRDVYPQTSPATDDVLVTFQHQPIGLAKRIGSRLKNSYPRELVRDGKLFSGNA, encoded by the coding sequence GTGGCTCAACACGCCGTTTATTTTCCTGATGCTTTTCTGACGCAAATGCGTGAGATAATGCCTTCAACGCTCTGTTTTGATGATTTTCTTGCCGCCTGCCAGCGTCCGCTACGCCGCAGCATTCGCGTCAACACACTGAAAATCTCCGTCTCCGCGTTTCTCGAGTTGACGGCCCCTTACGGCTGGTCACTGACGCCCGTACCCTGGTGTGAGGAAGGTTTTTGGATCGAGCGTGATAATGAAGAGTCACTGCCGCTGGGCAGTACGGCCGAGCATTTAAGCGGTCTGTTTTATATTCAGGAAGCAAGCTCAATGCTGCCGGTCGCCGCACTGTTTGCCGACGGAAATAGCCCTGAGCGGGTCATGGACGTCGCTGCCGCCCCAGGTTCTAAAACCACGCAAATCGCCGCCAGAATGCATAACCAGGGCGCGATTCTGGCTAATGAGTTTTCTGCCAGCCGCGTCAAAGTGCTGCATGCGAACATCAGTCGTTGCGGGATCAGTAATGTCGCGCTGACCCATTTTGACGGTCGCGTGTTCGGTGCCGCACTGCCAGAAATGTTTGATGCCATTCTGCTGGACGCCCCCTGTTCAGGCGAGGGCGTGGTGCGCAAAGATCCTGACGCGCTCAAAAATTGGTCGATTGAGAGCAACCTTGACATCGCCGCCACCCAGCGCGAGTTGCTTGAGAGTGCATTCCACGCATTACGCCCCGGCGGAACGCTGGTTTATTCCACCTGTACGCTCAATCGCGATGAAAACGAAGCCGTCTGTCTGTGGCTAAAAGAAACCTGGCCGGACGCCGTTGAATTCCTCCCGCTGGATGACTTATTTCCCGAGGCAAAGCGGGCATTGACGCCGGAAGGTTTTCTGCATGTCTTCCCGCAGATTTATGACTGTGAAGGCTTTTTCGTTGCGCGTTTACGCAAAACACAGGCTATCCCTGCGCTACCGACGCCAAAATATAAAGTCGGTAATTTTCCGTTTACACCGGTGAAAAGTCGCGAAGCGGCACAGATTACGCAGGCGGCCAACGCCAGCGGCTTGCAATGGGATGAGAATCTGCGCCTCTGGCAACGTGATAAAGAGATCTGGCTTTTCCCGGCGGCGATTGAAGGGTTGATTGGCAAAGTGCGCTTCTCCCGACTCGGTCTCAAATTAGCGGAAACCCATAACAAAGGATTCCGCTGGCAGCACGAGGCCGTCATTGCGCTGGCCAATCCTGAGCACAAAAATGCCTTTGAACTTTCGCAGCAAGATGCGGAAGAGTGGTATCGCGGTCGCGATGTTTATCCGCAAACGTCTCCAGCCACTGACGATGTTCTGGTGACCTTCCAGCATCAGCCGATAGGTCTGGCAAAACGCATTGGTTCGCGCCTGAAAAATAGCTATCCCCGCGAACTGGTGCGTGACGGCAAGCTGTTTAGCGGTAATGCCTAA
- a CDS encoding MFS transporter — MPLVIYILGLTIFSLTTSEFMVAGMMPSLTIAFDVSVTQVGYLISVYALGMVVGGPLLTAGLLRLRMPNKTALLLLLGLYAVAQSVAAVTDSYAVMTVARFFTGVTASACFGAALSICADTVAEDMRGRAASIVLGGLMLAAALGVPVATLIDQHMGWRASFWLVAILTVMCALVIGGLVPRSPSSTAISLGAELREFRSRNLWAAYATSALIVGATFAAFSYFTPILTEVSGFSAAMIPWLLGSYGVANIVGNAVVGRYADKHTFPVMAWGLSLLTAALVVFALLAHIPIVSVAMALAVGLVGVTMNPAMVARVMRAAQPGPMVNTVHNSVINIGLGMGAWLGGLGIDAGYGLRSPLWVGVLLAVLGLLSLAPYMHKRRRFHPRQI, encoded by the coding sequence ATGCCACTAGTCATCTACATCCTTGGATTGACGATTTTTTCGTTGACCACCTCCGAGTTCATGGTCGCTGGCATGATGCCGTCGCTGACCATTGCCTTTGATGTGTCGGTTACGCAGGTTGGTTACCTGATTTCCGTGTATGCGCTTGGCATGGTGGTGGGTGGCCCACTGCTGACGGCTGGCCTGCTGCGACTACGCATGCCGAACAAGACGGCCTTATTGCTGCTGCTGGGTCTGTATGCGGTGGCGCAATCGGTCGCTGCCGTGACCGACAGCTATGCCGTCATGACCGTGGCACGCTTCTTCACAGGTGTGACTGCATCGGCGTGCTTTGGCGCAGCGCTGTCGATCTGCGCCGATACTGTGGCTGAGGATATGCGCGGACGGGCAGCGTCCATCGTGCTGGGCGGTTTGATGCTGGCGGCAGCGCTGGGTGTGCCTGTGGCCACATTGATTGACCAGCACATGGGCTGGCGCGCCAGCTTCTGGCTAGTGGCAATCCTGACCGTGATGTGCGCGCTGGTCATCGGGGGGCTGGTTCCTCGCTCCCCATCATCCACCGCCATCAGCCTGGGGGCCGAGTTGCGCGAGTTCAGGAGCAGGAACCTGTGGGCAGCCTATGCCACCAGTGCGCTGATTGTCGGCGCCACCTTTGCAGCCTTCAGCTATTTCACCCCCATCCTGACTGAAGTGTCCGGCTTCTCTGCCGCGATGATCCCCTGGCTGCTCGGCAGCTACGGCGTTGCCAACATCGTGGGCAATGCTGTAGTCGGACGCTATGCGGACAAGCACACATTTCCTGTCATGGCCTGGGGTTTGTCACTTTTAACGGCTGCGCTGGTTGTCTTTGCGCTGCTGGCGCATATCCCCATTGTCAGTGTTGCCATGGCGCTGGCGGTTGGTTTGGTCGGTGTTACGATGAACCCTGCAATGGTGGCACGCGTGATGAGGGCAGCCCAACCTGGGCCGATGGTCAATACCGTGCATAACTCGGTCATCAATATCGGTTTGGGCATGGGCGCATGGCTTGGAGGGCTGGGAATCGACGCTGGCTATGGATTGAGATCACCGCTGTGGGTAGGTGTGCTGCTTGCAGTACTGGGATTGCTCAGTCTTGCGCCGTATATGCACAAGAGGCGTCGGTTTCATCCACGTCAGATATGA
- a CDS encoding FAD-binding oxidoreductase gives MKELLKLNIDEFKTHFLGEVILPDDAGYDEVRQIWNAMIDRKPALIARCTSPEDVVQAIEFGRTQNLLISIRGGGHNIAGNAVCDDGLMIDLSLMKKVQVDLATNRASVEPGCTLGDFDKVVQAHGLATPLGINSTTGVAGLTLGGGFGWLSRKYGMTIDNLLSAEVVTADGSQLHASESENSDLFWGLRGGGGNFGVVTCFEFQLHPVGPNVLSGLIVFPFDQAKPVISQFAQFTETMPEELNVWMVTRKAPPLPFLPEDVHGKEMVALALCYVGDPKEGEKLIEPLRGFGTVLGEHIGVQPYIAWQQAFDPLLSKGARNYWKSHNFSQLSEGVIDAIIEYAARLPSPQCEIFIGTIGGQTANVSPEAMAYSSRDANYVMNVHGRWESATEDEHCITWAREFFAKSQPFASSGAYINFLTQEETDRIAFAYGATWNRLVELKKKYDPTNLFRMNQNIKPE, from the coding sequence ATGAAGGAGTTACTAAAGCTAAATATCGACGAGTTCAAAACTCACTTCCTGGGGGAGGTGATTCTTCCTGACGATGCAGGCTACGACGAGGTGCGCCAGATCTGGAACGCCATGATCGACCGCAAACCCGCGCTGATCGCCCGCTGCACGTCGCCTGAGGATGTCGTCCAGGCCATAGAATTTGGACGAACGCAAAATCTCCTCATTTCGATCCGAGGAGGTGGACACAATATCGCGGGCAATGCCGTGTGCGACGACGGCCTAATGATCGACCTCTCGCTGATGAAGAAAGTGCAAGTGGACCTTGCAACCAACAGGGCTAGCGTTGAACCTGGCTGCACCCTTGGCGATTTTGATAAGGTGGTGCAGGCACATGGCCTTGCCACGCCACTGGGCATCAACTCGACCACAGGTGTGGCCGGCCTGACGCTCGGCGGCGGGTTCGGCTGGCTGAGTCGCAAGTACGGTATGACAATAGACAATCTGCTCTCCGCGGAGGTCGTTACGGCAGATGGCAGCCAACTGCACGCCAGCGAATCAGAAAACTCGGATCTCTTTTGGGGGTTGCGGGGTGGAGGTGGCAACTTCGGTGTTGTTACTTGCTTCGAATTCCAACTCCATCCCGTCGGGCCGAATGTATTGAGTGGACTCATCGTGTTTCCGTTTGATCAGGCAAAGCCCGTTATCTCGCAGTTCGCCCAATTCACCGAGACGATGCCGGAAGAGCTCAATGTTTGGATGGTAACGCGCAAGGCGCCTCCGCTACCTTTCCTGCCCGAGGACGTTCACGGGAAAGAGATGGTCGCGCTCGCGCTGTGCTATGTGGGCGACCCTAAAGAGGGCGAGAAGCTTATTGAGCCATTACGCGGGTTTGGTACGGTGCTCGGCGAGCACATCGGAGTGCAGCCCTATATCGCCTGGCAGCAGGCATTCGACCCGCTATTGTCAAAAGGGGCGCGCAACTACTGGAAGTCGCACAACTTTTCGCAACTCAGTGAGGGGGTTATCGATGCCATCATCGAATACGCCGCCAGGTTGCCGTCACCCCAGTGTGAGATATTCATCGGGACAATTGGAGGCCAGACGGCCAACGTCTCGCCCGAAGCAATGGCCTACTCAAGTCGGGATGCCAACTACGTGATGAATGTGCACGGTCGCTGGGAGTCAGCCACAGAGGATGAGCACTGCATTACCTGGGCGCGCGAATTCTTCGCTAAATCACAACCGTTTGCCAGCAGCGGTGCATACATCAACTTCCTCACCCAGGAGGAGACTGACCGCATCGCCTTCGCTTACGGTGCGACCTGGAATCGACTAGTGGAGCTCAAGAAAAAGTACGACCCGACGAACCTCTTCCGGATGAATCAGAACATCAAGCCGGAATGA
- a CDS encoding LysR substrate-binding domain-containing protein, whose translation MRYLPKIQQLKVFQQVIRSGSIRGAARALGQSQPAVSRTIRELEQVLQTQLIIRSSNGMTLTETGRAFSHRMQLILEELQRAAHEIQQLDQLKQGSVAIGCSSLLSLTVLPALVDAFRQSFSQSNVFIHEAQLSTLLPALREGRLDFAVGTVCPELPLDDLICEPLFSAEFCIISHKDNPLSRSSTFAELTEAKWILPKTDMGYYQQVQLEWSELYQHLITPAVHTDSFISGMNMVLETGYLVVVARAMVRSIWFQQQLAILPIDNLPQAQYCVLYSQKSPLTNTARRFLDLLRDHCTRYNWL comes from the coding sequence ATGCGCTACTTACCCAAGATTCAGCAGTTGAAGGTCTTTCAGCAGGTGATTCGTAGTGGCAGCATTCGAGGGGCTGCGCGGGCGCTTGGGCAATCGCAACCGGCGGTGAGTCGCACCATTCGGGAACTGGAACAGGTACTGCAAACCCAGTTAATCATTCGCAGCAGCAATGGAATGACGCTGACCGAAACGGGGCGGGCCTTTTCGCATCGTATGCAGTTGATTCTTGAAGAGCTCCAGCGCGCCGCTCATGAAATTCAGCAACTCGATCAACTTAAGCAAGGCAGTGTAGCTATTGGTTGCTCCTCATTACTTTCCCTCACTGTCTTACCGGCGCTTGTAGATGCGTTTCGCCAATCCTTTTCGCAATCCAATGTATTCATTCATGAAGCACAACTCTCTACGCTGCTGCCTGCGTTGCGGGAAGGGCGACTGGACTTTGCTGTCGGTACCGTCTGTCCGGAATTGCCGTTAGATGATTTAATCTGTGAGCCACTGTTTAGCGCCGAATTTTGCATTATTTCTCACAAAGATAATCCGCTGTCCCGGTCTTCTACATTCGCTGAGTTGACAGAGGCGAAATGGATATTGCCAAAAACGGATATGGGGTATTACCAACAGGTACAGTTGGAATGGAGTGAACTTTATCAGCATCTGATCACTCCTGCAGTACATACTGACTCATTTATTAGCGGCATGAATATGGTACTGGAGACGGGGTATCTGGTGGTGGTTGCCAGAGCGATGGTGCGTTCCATCTGGTTTCAACAACAACTGGCAATATTGCCGATCGACAACCTGCCGCAGGCACAATATTGCGTTCTCTATTCACAAAAATCGCCCCTCACCAACACTGCTCGCCGTTTTCTCGATCTCTTGCGCGATCATTGCACTCGGTATAACTGGTTGTAG
- a CDS encoding MFS transporter, with product MKNRSLMVFLLFMGYAVVYLDKTLIGFALLPIEKEFHLLPEQLGYITGMFFLAYSLFQVPAGWLNDRIGFKKVLCCSLLLLGGFALCFGLLGFSLGLLVTFRFLSGMGHSGYPTACAKAVVANFPLEQRTFTQSILLSSAGLAMTVGPLIAVYLLAHLGWRGSFSGLGLIAFAIMIAVLLLVPNPPKTADEKSVAAAVSYKALLKNPIVILLFISIFCINIPAYGLLAWLPKFLVQQRGMPMGTSSLVVAAGGLGIWISSLGSGWLVGRYLQGREPLFVCCSSLLSALCIWLVFISQSALVSSVFLFIGYIFLMGSFVTVFTLPMKRLQTEVIGAGMGMINTGGTLGGFIAPIAIGYLVTLSGNYTTTFIFLAMAMVVSGLIVLPLAGKSRHQLSPEGIRK from the coding sequence ATGAAAAATCGTTCGTTGATGGTTTTTTTGCTGTTTATGGGTTACGCCGTGGTTTATCTCGATAAGACGCTTATCGGCTTTGCACTGCTACCTATAGAAAAAGAGTTTCACTTACTGCCTGAACAACTCGGTTATATCACCGGGATGTTTTTCCTCGCCTATTCGTTGTTTCAGGTTCCCGCTGGTTGGTTAAACGATCGTATCGGTTTTAAGAAAGTCCTCTGCTGTTCTTTGTTATTGCTGGGCGGATTTGCTCTGTGCTTTGGCTTACTGGGCTTCAGTCTGGGCCTGTTGGTCACTTTTCGTTTTCTTTCCGGTATGGGGCACTCAGGGTATCCAACGGCTTGCGCCAAAGCGGTGGTCGCCAATTTTCCTCTCGAACAGCGTACGTTTACCCAATCTATTCTGCTCTCCTCTGCCGGACTGGCGATGACCGTCGGGCCGCTGATCGCCGTCTATTTACTGGCGCATCTTGGCTGGCGGGGCTCATTTTCTGGGCTCGGTTTGATCGCCTTCGCCATCATGATAGCCGTCTTGTTGCTGGTGCCAAATCCGCCTAAAACAGCAGACGAAAAATCCGTGGCAGCAGCGGTGAGTTATAAGGCCTTGTTGAAAAACCCTATCGTGATCCTGCTGTTTATCTCGATTTTTTGTATCAACATCCCTGCTTATGGTCTGTTGGCCTGGTTACCAAAATTCCTCGTGCAGCAACGAGGGATGCCAATGGGTACCTCCAGCCTGGTCGTTGCAGCGGGTGGCCTTGGAATCTGGATTTCCTCACTCGGTAGCGGCTGGCTGGTCGGGCGCTATCTGCAAGGACGTGAGCCCCTGTTTGTCTGTTGCAGTTCGCTGCTCAGCGCATTGTGCATCTGGTTGGTATTTATCAGTCAATCCGCGCTGGTTTCCAGTGTGTTCCTGTTTATTGGTTATATCTTCCTGATGGGTTCATTTGTCACCGTCTTCACGCTGCCAATGAAACGCCTGCAGACCGAAGTCATAGGCGCGGGTATGGGCATGATAAACACCGGGGGAACACTCGGGGGCTTTATCGCGCCTATTGCTATCGGCTATTTAGTTACCCTCAGCGGTAATTACACGACGACCTTTATCTTTTTAGCCATGGCTATGGTGGTTTCCGGGTTAATTGTTTTACCGCTGGCGGGCAAATCACGTCACCAACTCTCACCTGAAGGAATCAGAAAATGA
- the pphA gene encoding protein-serine/threonine phosphatase, which yields MKQPENVYLRIDGNQWRHVWIVGDLHGCFSLLMAKLRECHFDPWQDLLVSVGDVIDRGPDSLGCLRLLRKNWMVAIRGNHEQMAMDALKSEEPSLWSMNGGGWFMALPAIQQAQARRALDDCRELPWILELHCHNGTHVVAHADYPDDEYQWQKPVDLHEVLWSRTRLSERLAGRGGGIGGADHFWFGHTPLRHRVDMDNLHYIDTGAVFGGELTLVQLQ from the coding sequence ATGAAACAGCCTGAAAATGTCTACCTGCGCATTGACGGAAACCAGTGGCGACACGTCTGGATTGTGGGCGATCTCCACGGGTGTTTTTCCTTGCTGATGGCGAAATTACGCGAATGCCATTTTGATCCCTGGCAGGATCTGCTGGTCTCGGTAGGCGATGTTATCGATCGTGGGCCAGACAGTCTGGGCTGCCTCCGGTTGCTGCGTAAAAACTGGATGGTGGCGATCAGAGGGAACCATGAGCAAATGGCGATGGATGCGCTGAAATCAGAAGAACCTTCGTTATGGTCGATGAATGGCGGGGGCTGGTTTATGGCGTTGCCTGCAATACAGCAGGCGCAGGCAAGGCGCGCGCTGGACGATTGCCGCGAACTTCCGTGGATTCTGGAGCTGCATTGCCACAATGGCACGCACGTTGTGGCGCATGCTGATTATCCGGACGATGAGTATCAGTGGCAAAAGCCTGTCGACTTGCATGAGGTGTTGTGGAGTCGCACGCGTCTGAGTGAACGGCTGGCGGGACGCGGTGGCGGTATTGGTGGGGCGGATCACTTCTGGTTTGGCCATACCCCGTTACGTCATCGCGTGGATATGGATAACCTGCACTATATTGATACCGGTGCCGTATTTGGTGGCGAACTGACGCTGGTCCAGTTGCAGTAA
- a CDS encoding glutathione peroxidase, with translation MTTFHQLTATSLRGQLISMADYAGKLVLVVNTASHCGFTPQYAGLEALYKKYAAQGLVVLCFPCNQFGKQEPGGADEIAQTCHINYGVSFPMFEKVEVNGAAAHPVFRYLKEELPGVLGGRINWNFTKFLIGRDGKPIRRFAPFTTPEKMEAAILAALKI, from the coding sequence ATGACCACCTTTCATCAACTGACTGCCACCAGCCTGCGTGGCCAGCTCATCTCTATGGCCGACTACGCGGGTAAACTGGTTCTGGTGGTTAATACCGCCAGCCATTGTGGCTTCACGCCACAATACGCAGGCCTTGAAGCGCTCTACAAGAAGTACGCCGCCCAGGGGCTGGTGGTACTTTGTTTCCCCTGCAACCAGTTCGGTAAGCAGGAACCCGGCGGCGCCGACGAAATCGCGCAGACCTGTCACATCAACTACGGTGTGAGCTTCCCGATGTTCGAGAAAGTGGAGGTCAACGGCGCCGCTGCGCACCCGGTGTTTCGTTATCTGAAAGAAGAATTGCCCGGCGTGCTGGGTGGGCGGATCAACTGGAACTTCACTAAGTTCCTGATCGGACGCGACGGCAAACCGATCAGGCGTTTTGCACCGTTCACCACCCCAGAGAAAATGGAAGCCGCAATCCTTGCTGCACTTAAAATCTAA
- a CDS encoding YebV family protein, giving the protein MKTSVRIGAFEIDDGELHGESPGDRTLTIPCKSDPDLCMQLDAWDDETSIPALLNGEHSVLFRTRYDRHSDAWVMRLA; this is encoded by the coding sequence ATGAAAACCAGTGTGCGTATTGGCGCTTTTGAAATTGATGACGGTGAGTTACACGGTGAATCGCCGGGGGATCGAACGTTAACCATTCCGTGTAAATCCGATCCTGATTTATGTATGCAACTGGATGCCTGGGACGACGAAACCAGCATCCCCGCCCTCCTCAATGGAGAACATTCCGTTCTATTCCGCACCCGCTACGATCGCCATTCCGATGCCTGGGTCATGCGTCTTGCCTGA